The sequence CTTTCGGTCTGGTACATTTTGCCATCCGCCTCAAACAGACTTTTCACCTTTTTAAAGCCTACCATTTCCACGCCGTTTTCCGTGGTCACTACGCGACCGCGCACTTTGACGACGGTCGCGCCCGGCGTTACGGCGGTGTAATACAGGTCAATTTCGCCGCGTTCGTTCAACAGAACCGGCGTACCGGCCCATTCGCGCGCGGTCGGCGACACCCCTTCGGCCATTACGCGACCGCCTATGATCCAGTCTTTGCCGGTGCGTGAATACCAGAAGTACATTTTTGCCCGGCCGTGGCGATCGTTCCAGTCGAGGGTGATATCGTAATTGCCCTGTTCGTCCTGATACTCCGGCGCAGTCGGGTTACGGTCGGCGGTCAGGGTGAAAATCACCGACCAGCCGTTAACCGAGGCGATATTGCCGTCAATATCGCGCAGCGGCATGGTGTCCCAGATAAACACTTCATCGCTCATCACCGGGAAATCCCCGCTGACCAGCGGTTGGGTGGTGGTCGGGTCGTATTCATTGACCTTCAGCGCATCGGCCCGCGACCAGATTGTCGCCTTTGTCGGCTTGTACGGCTGAATTCCTTTAAGGGAACTGGTAATGGTGCTTCTTGTTTCACTTTTAGCTTGATATAGTTCACTCATAATATTTCTCTCTTTATAAAAAATAAAAGCGGGCCAGATCAATAGATTTTATTTTCTGGCTACCGCTTTCTTTTAATTGGATAATTTTCACATGATAACAGGCACGCAACGCCCCTCCCGTCAATATAACGGGATATATTCATCATGGGAATTCAACAACATAAAAAATCACTTTATATCACGTTTATCAAATAATCCAGCGTCCACACCTCCTTTATAAAAAGTCAAAAAAATAGCTATAATAAAATAACTCATAAAGTAACCAGAATTACCTGATAAGTTTATTTCCTGGTTTTTTCATCATTCCCGATACGGTCATTGAAAAACCGCAATATCCCGCGACGAAGCTGTTCGACGCCGATAAACCCGATCATGCCCCCCAACGCCGGCACCAGCGTTTTGGGCAGCGAATAATACTCCAGCGACGCCACCGCCGTTAGGGTCAACGCCCCGCACAGCGCGCCCTCCAGCAACATGCGCTGACAGCTTCCGCCGACGTACGCCACGCGTAATATGGCGATAAAAATGGACAGCAGTACACCACCGGCGGGAACATCTCCGCGCCACCAGGCGTGTATTAATTCATAAATTCCTGCCCAGCTGAAGAAATTATTTTGCATATTTATCCGTCCCTCCAGAATGGATTAAGCCAATAGGAAATTTCTCATAAAACCGCCACTAATAAAAAAGCCCCGGAGTTACCCGGGGCTAAAATAAAAAAAGCCTGCTCGCGGCAGGCTTGATAATATGTTTATTGTTCGATGTGCCAATCACTACATCGCCATTATGGAAATAAATCTAGCCAGTTTTGGACAAGAGTGCAAGTATTAATTTAAAAAAATTTTAATTTTATCTCTCGCGCTTTATTGTTGCGGCGAGGTAATCAGGGAAAATAGTTTTTCTGCCGCCATAGCTTCCTGATAACACTGGGTAATAAGAGAGTCATAAAATATCTTCCAATTTCGTGACCATGTGCGCTGCGTTAACTCAGGCACCAGCGCTTTAATCACTTTATATGCCGTCGCGGATTTTACCGGTTTCATACCGCTGCCGCCGCAGCGCGGGCAGACTTTCTCTATTGTCGTCCCCGCTACGCGCGAGGCGACAAGATCGGTCACTTTTCCCCGTCCCCGGCAACGGCAGCGGGCTTGCGGATCGTCCGCGGTCCTGCCGTACTCCTCCACCGCCATTTTCGCCAGCAACAGTATACAGTTCGCCATCTGGCGTCCGGCGGCTATCGCCACCAGCTTTGGCGCCCGTTTCATGCCGATACGGGCAATCCCTTCTACCGCCTTGCGCTTTTCTGCGGCATCTTTGTTGTACTTGGCAAAAATAAGGCTAAGCCCCAATGCCTCATGTGATTGAACCACTCCCAGCGCCAGCAAAATCTCGCTGTATCCATCCCGCGATCCCCGTGAAGCGGTGCTGCCGCTCCTGGCCCGGCTGACGGGCCCGCCGCCGTCTTGCGCCCGGTAAACGGACGGCGGCGGCGCTTCCCGACAGGTAAACATTGATGAGGCTGACTTCGGGCCGCACAAGCTTAGCGCATATTCAATCTTCATCGCGATACCTCCATATAGCAGGCCGGCGCAGGCAGCCTGGCCGTTCTCGCAACGGACGTAGTGTCGGTTTACGTTCCATAAGGTCTTTCCTTTCGATCTTACCGTTAAATTATGTCGCACGGCCGCGGTACGCGGCCATCCCGTCACTGTTCCCTGCTGCTCTGGAAGTCAAAATTCAGTCATTTTTTTGTTGATTTTATTATCTGTAAAGCAGACTATAGTCAACTGAAATCAACAATACAACGAATAAATCCACACAGTGTTTATTTTTAAGTTGGTGAAAATGACAGAGCTAACCGAGCGCCTGCGCTATCTGATGCGCGAAGAGGGAATGAAGCAAAAGGATTTGGCCGAAATCGTGGGTACCTCACCCCAGACAGTGAATAACTGGTTGAAACGTGGAACGCTGAGCCGTGAATCCGCTCAGGCCATCAATGAAAAAACGGGTTATTCACTGGACTGGTTGCTCAACGGCATTGGCCAGCCGAAACCGGAAAGCAGTAATTTCAAGGCCTCCCGCCTGCATGTTACCGAGTGGGAGAGCATTGATAATGATGATGACGAATTTGTGGAGGTTCCATTGTTGGGTGTCAGGCTATCGGCCGGAGGGGGCGCATATGATATTGATGAAGACGAAGTGTACGCTCTTCCCTTTCGCGCCCATACGTTAAGACGGCTTGGTATTCAGGTGGAAGATACCCGCGTGGTTACCGTGATGGGCGACAGTATGGAGCCCAAGCTGTCGGACGGCGATAAAGTCGCCGTCAACCTGTCGGACAGGCAAATCCGCGATGGCAAAATGTACGCCATCCGCATGGGTGAACTGCAACGCGTCAAGGCGCTGATCAAGCGGCCGGATGGCAGCATCATCGTGCGTTCTTACAACCCGCTCTATGAAGACGAGGTGGTGACCAAGAAGCAGATCATCAACGGCGAACTGGCCGTTATTGGCCGCGTGTGGTGGGTATCCGCGCTGGTGTAAGTCCCCCCCGCAAGAGAAAGGCCGTGTCGGAACATGCCGTACCGCCTGCCGCCGTTCGTTTTTGCGCCCCCCTTTTAACAGCACAGAAAGGTCGTTACATCGTGCTCTCTTTTCAGGTAGGTCCCACGGAAACGGCGCCCCGCATAGCACTGCGGCGTTAAATCGGTCAGTAGCTCCAGCTCAAAGGCCTGGCTGACGCTATCCAGCGCGACCATTCTTGCATCCACAAAATCGAAATAGCGCTTAACCTGCGGATACAACGCCTTAAACAGACTCTCTTTAGCGGAAAAACTTAACGTCAACAAACAGCGAAACTCATCAGCCTGGGCGCGTAGCCAGTGATACTCATCTTCGTCCACAATGCCCGGCCACAGCGACTCGGCGCGTTTCGCCGACATAAACGTCTCGATATCCACCCCAACGCCGGAAAGCTCGGGACTGCGGATATGCGCGGCACACAATACGCTATCCGTATTATGACTTAAGGAGCCGGCGATATTTTCCGGCCATTGCGGTGACCGATCCTTAGCGCTGGACAGAACAAAATTCGGGTGCCCCAGCTTGACCAGCACCTGTTTAGCCAAACAGCGGCCGGCCAGAAACTCGGCGCGCCGTTTCGGCACGGAACGCGCCAGCTCATCAGAAAATGGCATATCAGCCGCGGTAAACAGCTCGTCGGTATAAGCTGATAAACGGAAATGACTGCGGGCGCAAAAACCAGGATAAATGGCGCCATCCTTTGCCTGCGGGAACGTTATCCATTCAACATCATCAATAAAAACAGAAAGCATGTCACTTTACTCTTGAAGGAGAATTACTCCCCGGGCGATCCAGCACCTTAACCATCCATGAATGATGGGCGACTCCCGCCCATCATCACTTAACCAAGCACCGTTACAATGCTAAAAAAAACCCTGCGATGCTGGCACTCATCAGGTTGGAAAGCGTACCCGCGGTTACCGCTTTCAAACCAAACCTGGCAATATCCTGACGCCGGTTCGGCGCCATACTGCCCAATCCTCCAATAAGGATAGCTATCGATGACAGGTTAGCAAACCCACAAAGTGCGAATGAAATAATCGCCTTGGTTTGATCGGATAACACCTGCAAGCCGGCGGCGGCGACCACGTCGTCCGCTTTCAGATATTCGCTGAAGTTCATGTAGGCGACAAACTCGTTGACGATCAGCTTCTGGCCGATAAATGAGCCGGCCTGCACCGCTTCATCCCAGGGCACGCCGATCAAAAACGCGACGGGCGCAAACAGCCAGCCTAAAATCAGCTCCAGCGACAGCTGCGGGTAGTTAAACCAACCGCCGACGCCGCCGAGAATACCGTTAAGCAAGGCGATCAAAGCGATAAACGCCAGCAGCATGGCGCCCACGTTCAGCGCCAGCTGCATACCGGAAGCCGCCCCGCTGGCAGCGGCGTCGATAACGTTGGCCGGTTTGTCTTCCGCATCGACAAACCCGCTGATTTCATCGCGGTCATGGGTATTCTCGGTTTCCGGCACCATCAGTTTCGCAAACAACAGACCGCCGGGAGCCGCCATAAAGGAAGCCGCGATCAGGTATTCCAACGGCACCCCCATCTGCGCATAGCCAGCCATGACGGAACCGGCGATGGATGCCAGACCGCCGCACATCACGGCGAATAATTCCGACTGGGTCATATTGGCGATATACGGACGAACCACCAAGGGCGCCTCCGTCTGACCGACGAAAATATTCGCCGTGGCGGAAAGTGATTCGGTGCGCGACGTACCCAGCAATTTCTGTAGCCCGCCGCCAAGCAGCCGAATCACCCATTGCATCACGCCCATGTAATAGAGCACGGCGATAAGCGATGAGAAGAAAACGATAATAGGCAGTACGCGAAGCGCAAAAACAAATCCGCCGCCGCCAAATACTTCGAACATTTTGTCAGAAACCAGGCCGCCGAACATAAAAGATACGCCCTGATTGCCATAGGAAATGACGTTCGCCACCCCTTCCGTCATGCCGCCCAGCACCCGGCGTCCTAACGGAACATATAACACCAATGCGCCAATACCGATCTGAAGAAGGAAAGCGCCCAGTACCGTGCGCAGACTGATGGCTTTCCGATTGCTGGAAAGCAGGACTGCAAATAATACCAGTGCCGCCATGCCGATGAGACTCATAAAGAGTTGCATGTGAAGTTCCCTTTAGCGCGAGATAACAATAATTTTTTGCCGACCAAAAACGGTGATTACCATCAATCGCCATAAAAACAAGCAACCGATAGCCCGACAAGACCGGAAACGGCCTCTATCGGTGGAGCCGATTATAAAGGCAGGATCTGAACAGAGGCCAATTTATGTCACAAATTCATACAACACCGAACAACCGAAAACATATAATAGTGATCTTCATCACATTTTTATCACTATTATAAGAATTAACGTTGGCTATTTCGCAATGCGTAGTGACAGAAAGCGTCTTGAAAACAATTAGCAGGCCGAACTGCGCTACCTGTGCGGCGGCAATGCGAACAGTCGGCAGGTGTTGTGATACATCGCGGCCGCGATATCAACGGCGGGTTCGGGCCTTAACCGGCACAGCGAC comes from Brenneria nigrifluens DSM 30175 = ATCC 13028 and encodes:
- a CDS encoding phage holin, lambda family gives rise to the protein MQNNFFSWAGIYELIHAWWRGDVPAGGVLLSIFIAILRVAYVGGSCQRMLLEGALCGALTLTAVASLEYYSLPKTLVPALGGMIGFIGVEQLRRGILRFFNDRIGNDEKTRK
- a CDS encoding antitermination protein, with the protein product MKIEYALSLCGPKSASSMFTCREAPPPSVYRAQDGGGPVSRARSGSTASRGSRDGYSEILLALGVVQSHEALGLSLIFAKYNKDAAEKRKAVEGIARIGMKRAPKLVAIAAGRQMANCILLLAKMAVEEYGRTADDPQARCRCRGRGKVTDLVASRVAGTTIEKVCPRCGGSGMKPVKSATAYKVIKALVPELTQRTWSRNWKIFYDSLITQCYQEAMAAEKLFSLITSPQQ
- a CDS encoding LexA family transcriptional regulator, whose product is MTELTERLRYLMREEGMKQKDLAEIVGTSPQTVNNWLKRGTLSRESAQAINEKTGYSLDWLLNGIGQPKPESSNFKASRLHVTEWESIDNDDDEFVEVPLLGVRLSAGGGAYDIDEDEVYALPFRAHTLRRLGIQVEDTRVVTVMGDSMEPKLSDGDKVAVNLSDRQIRDGKMYAIRMGELQRVKALIKRPDGSIIVRSYNPLYEDEVVTKKQIINGELAVIGRVWWVSALV
- a CDS encoding 4'-phosphopantetheinyl transferase family protein → MLSVFIDDVEWITFPQAKDGAIYPGFCARSHFRLSAYTDELFTAADMPFSDELARSVPKRRAEFLAGRCLAKQVLVKLGHPNFVLSSAKDRSPQWPENIAGSLSHNTDSVLCAAHIRSPELSGVGVDIETFMSAKRAESLWPGIVDEDEYHWLRAQADEFRCLLTLSFSAKESLFKALYPQVKRYFDFVDARMVALDSVSQAFELELLTDLTPQCYAGRRFRGTYLKREHDVTTFLCC
- a CDS encoding NupC/NupG family nucleoside CNT transporter, coding for MQLFMSLIGMAALVLFAVLLSSNRKAISLRTVLGAFLLQIGIGALVLYVPLGRRVLGGMTEGVANVISYGNQGVSFMFGGLVSDKMFEVFGGGGFVFALRVLPIIVFFSSLIAVLYYMGVMQWVIRLLGGGLQKLLGTSRTESLSATANIFVGQTEAPLVVRPYIANMTQSELFAVMCGGLASIAGSVMAGYAQMGVPLEYLIAASFMAAPGGLLFAKLMVPETENTHDRDEISGFVDAEDKPANVIDAAASGAASGMQLALNVGAMLLAFIALIALLNGILGGVGGWFNYPQLSLELILGWLFAPVAFLIGVPWDEAVQAGSFIGQKLIVNEFVAYMNFSEYLKADDVVAAAGLQVLSDQTKAIISFALCGFANLSSIAILIGGLGSMAPNRRQDIARFGLKAVTAGTLSNLMSASIAGFFLAL